One region of Solanum pennellii chromosome 6, SPENNV200 genomic DNA includes:
- the LOC107023058 gene encoding putative F-box/kelch-repeat protein At3g22730, translated as MTTNTEIEIYSRHETVTDHILSRLPVQSLLRFKCVCKMWNDLINTSSFMEKHFNSESNRLRLLIIKFGLNYQKVPCVRPFDTYLLPDKIFSGCVPTHKLIYHGEDVGDIRCIYGPIDGLLLLEKGNYIDDGRFGWWNPATKECRLIPRVFFEVEEGLEDNDRRIGIGIDLATHDYKIIWVRTYWNDYESDIFPKVYAAVYSTKNNSWKHLDPNFSHECQICSSHNCTYKNGMYYWISTSKKYIAEGINVYFIRTFDFSTELFGEFEGPPIPGEHWVTLFLRGGSIATMSSKDVTQAMAAFYDIWVNIQGNNWIKVYTVNPPIADHTCIGIWEYDKFIYELTQSCKVLLYDQTSKQVTSLGFDFVHLGFGSCWALSYKESLFPIRKEKPSEKDNIEYFMVDY; from the coding sequence ATGACAACTAACACCGAGATCGAGATCTATTCGCGACATGAAACTGTTACTGATCATATTTTATCAAGGTTGCCTGTGCAATCACTGTTGCGATTCAAATGTGTATGCAAAATGTGGAACGATCTCATCAATACCTCGAGTTTCATGGAAAAACACTTCAACAGTGAGAGTAATCGTCTCCGTCTATTGATTATCAAGTTTGGTCTTAACTACCAAAAAGTCCCGTGTGTAAGACCTTTCGATACGTACTTGCTCCCTGATAAAATATTCAGCGGATGTGTCCCTACTCATAAGCTGATTTATCATGGCGAAGACGTTGGTGATATCAGGTGTATTTATGGTCCAATTGATGGATTGTTGTTACTAGAGAAAGGAAATTACATAGACGATGGACGATTTGGCTGGTGGAACCCTGCAACGAAAGAGTGTAGGCTTATACCTCGTGTTTTTTTCGAGGTAGAAGAAGGTTTGGAAGACAATGATcgtagaataggaataggaatagaCTTAGCTACTCATGACTACAAAATCATTTGGGTAAGAACCTATTGGAATGACTATGAGAGTGACATTTTCCCTAAGGTTTATGCAGCTGTCTATTCGACGAAAAACAACTCATGGAAGCACTTGGACCCTAATTTCTCACACGAATGTCAAATATGCAGCTCCCATAATTGCACCTACAAGAATGGTATGTACTATTGGATTAGTACTAGCAAGAAGTATATCGCGGAAGGGATAAACGTGTATTTTATACGTACATTTGATTTTTCAACTGAATTGTTTGGGGAATTTGAAGGACCACCAATTCCAGGTGAACATTGGGTAACTTTATTTTTACGAGGTGGTTCAATTGCAACAATGTCTAGTAAAGATGTTACGCAAGCAATGGCAGCTTTTTATGATATTTGGGTAAATATTCAAGGAAATAATTGGATTAAAGTTTATACAGTGAATCCACCAATAGCAGATCATACGTGTATTGGAATTTGGGAGTATGATAAGTTTATTTATGAACTAACACAGAGTTGTAAAGTGTTGTTGTATGATCAAACATCTAAACAAGTTACAAGTCTTGGATTTGATTTTGTTCATTTAGGCTTTGGCTCATGTTGGGCTTTGAGTTATAAGGAGAGCTTATTTCCGATAAGGAAAGAAAAACCGAGCGAGAAGGATAATATTGAGTACTTTATGGTAGATTATTAA